The proteins below come from a single Streptomyces sp. B3I8 genomic window:
- the paaN gene encoding phenylacetic acid degradation protein PaaN — protein MAAEPVAHRLITQHRPTLDKALEAIRTRAYWSPHPEHPKAYGENGSLDAAAGRAAFDALRGTRLDLGQPGTDDWVGGEVSPYGIELGVTYPHPDVDVLLPAMRAGQRAWRDAGPEVRAVVCLEILKRISDRTHAFAHAVMHTSGQAYLMALQAGGPHAQDRGLEAVAYAYAEQTRTPDSAEWTKPQGKRDPLVLTKTFRAVPRGIALVIGCNTFPTWNGYPGLFASLATGNAVLVKPHPRAVLPLALTVQAAREALAEAGFDPNLVALAAERPGEGLAKTLATRPEVRIIDYTGSTSFGDWLETHARQAQVYTEKAGVNTVLVHSTDDYRGMLANLAFSLSLYSGQMCTTPQNLLIPREGITTDAGPKTYDEVAADVAKAVEGLLGDDTRANALLGALVNPDVRARLEAAPGLGEVALASREVAHPDFPDAVVRTPVLVKLDGAKPDAEAAYLSECFGPVSFAVAVDSTADALELLRRTIRDKGAMTVGAYTTSPEVEEAVEEVCLEECAQLSLNLTGGVYVNQTAAFSDFHGSGGNPAANAALCDAAFVANRFRVVEVRRPA, from the coding sequence ATGGCCGCCGAACCCGTCGCGCACCGGCTGATCACACAGCACCGTCCCACGCTCGACAAGGCGCTCGAAGCGATCCGCACCCGCGCGTACTGGTCCCCGCACCCCGAGCACCCCAAGGCCTACGGGGAGAACGGCAGCCTGGACGCGGCGGCGGGCAGGGCCGCCTTCGACGCCCTGCGCGGCACCCGGCTCGACCTCGGCCAGCCCGGCACGGACGACTGGGTCGGCGGCGAGGTCTCCCCCTACGGCATCGAGCTGGGCGTGACGTACCCGCACCCGGACGTGGACGTGCTGCTGCCCGCCATGCGGGCGGGACAGCGGGCCTGGCGGGACGCGGGTCCGGAGGTCCGCGCGGTGGTCTGCCTGGAGATCCTCAAGCGGATCAGCGACCGCACCCACGCGTTCGCGCACGCGGTCATGCACACCTCCGGGCAGGCGTATCTGATGGCGCTCCAGGCGGGCGGCCCGCACGCCCAGGACCGGGGCCTGGAGGCGGTCGCGTACGCCTACGCGGAGCAGACCCGCACCCCGGACAGCGCGGAGTGGACCAAGCCCCAGGGCAAGCGGGACCCGCTGGTGCTCACCAAGACGTTCCGGGCCGTGCCGCGCGGCATCGCCCTGGTCATCGGCTGCAACACCTTCCCCACCTGGAACGGCTACCCGGGCCTGTTCGCCTCCCTGGCCACCGGCAACGCGGTGCTGGTCAAGCCGCACCCGCGCGCGGTGCTGCCGCTGGCGCTGACCGTCCAGGCCGCCCGCGAGGCGCTCGCCGAGGCCGGTTTCGACCCCAACCTGGTCGCGCTGGCCGCCGAGCGCCCCGGCGAGGGCCTGGCGAAGACGCTCGCCACCCGCCCCGAGGTCAGGATCATCGACTACACCGGATCGACGTCCTTCGGCGACTGGCTTGAGACCCACGCCCGCCAGGCGCAGGTCTACACGGAGAAGGCCGGCGTCAACACGGTCCTCGTGCACTCCACCGACGACTACCGGGGCATGCTCGCCAACCTGGCGTTCTCGCTGTCCCTGTACAGCGGCCAGATGTGCACCACCCCGCAGAACCTGCTGATCCCCCGCGAGGGCATCACCACCGACGCCGGGCCGAAGACGTACGACGAGGTCGCCGCGGACGTGGCGAAGGCGGTCGAGGGCCTGCTGGGCGACGACACCCGGGCGAACGCGCTGCTCGGCGCGCTCGTCAACCCCGACGTCAGGGCCCGGCTGGAGGCCGCCCCCGGCCTCGGCGAGGTCGCCCTCGCCTCGCGCGAGGTGGCCCACCCCGACTTCCCCGACGCGGTGGTCCGCACCCCGGTGCTGGTCAAGCTGGACGGCGCCAAGCCGGACGCCGAGGCCGCGTACCTCAGCGAGTGCTTCGGCCCGGTCTCCTTCGCCGTCGCCGTCGACTCCACGGCCGACGCGCTCGAACTGCTGCGGCGCACGATCCGCGACAAGGGCGCGATGACGGTCGGCGCGTACACCACGTCACCGGAGGTCGAGGAGGCCGTCGAGGAGGTCTGTCTGGAGGAGTGCGCCCAGCTCTCCCTCAACCTGACCGGCGGCGTCTACGTCAACCAGACCGCCGCGTTCTCCGACTTCCACGGCTCCGGCGGCAACCCGGCGGCCAACGCGGCCCTGTGCGACGCGGCGTTCGTCGCGAACCGGTTCCGGGTGGTGGAGGTCCGGCGCCCCGCTTGA
- a CDS encoding RNA methyltransferase has translation MNHPEAAASSSGPSYGFGAAAAPYGAEEAVRLWRRGADGAVLLDGFHALKHALRFGARVPVAVAVDRAAALALADELAPDVRETLAALLTEVPEPAYRALVARPHPTGVAALADRPAREANLRALAHAPRRAPVVVLDDPRNLGNAGAVIRLAAGFGATGVVTTGTLDPWHPAVVRGGAGLHFATAVERMDVAELPAGPVYALDPEGEDIRRVTLPDDALLAFGSERSGLSEVLRARADRLVALPMRAQVSSYNLATSVGMALFHWSAGGEGGE, from the coding sequence ATGAACCACCCCGAGGCTGCGGCCTCGTCAAGCGGTCCGTCGTACGGTTTTGGGGCGGCCGCCGCGCCGTACGGTGCCGAGGAGGCCGTGCGGCTCTGGCGCCGGGGTGCCGACGGCGCCGTGCTGCTCGACGGCTTCCACGCGCTCAAGCACGCGCTGCGTTTCGGCGCCCGCGTGCCCGTGGCGGTCGCCGTCGACCGGGCGGCGGCCCTCGCGCTCGCCGACGAACTGGCGCCGGACGTACGGGAGACGCTGGCGGCGCTGCTGACCGAGGTGCCGGAGCCGGCCTACCGGGCGCTCGTCGCCCGGCCGCATCCCACGGGGGTGGCCGCTCTCGCGGACCGCCCGGCGCGCGAGGCGAATCTGCGGGCGCTGGCGCACGCCCCGCGGCGGGCGCCGGTCGTCGTGCTCGACGATCCGCGCAACCTCGGGAACGCCGGCGCCGTCATCCGGCTCGCGGCGGGGTTCGGGGCGACCGGGGTCGTCACGACCGGCACGTTGGACCCCTGGCATCCGGCGGTGGTGCGGGGCGGGGCGGGGCTGCACTTCGCGACGGCCGTGGAGCGGATGGACGTCGCGGAGCTGCCGGCGGGGCCGGTGTACGCGCTGGATCCCGAGGGGGAGGACATCCGTCGGGTGACGCTGCCGGACGACGCGTTGCTCGCGTTCGGCTCCGAGCGCAGCGGGCTCTCGGAGGTGCTGCGAGCGCGGGCGGACCGGTTGGTGGCGTTGCCGATGCGGGCGCAGGTGTCGAGTTACAACCTCGCGACCAGTGTGGGGATGGCGTTGTTCCACTGGAGTGCGGGGGGCGAAGGGGGCGAGTGA
- a CDS encoding 3-hydroxyacyl-CoA dehydrogenase — MTGLDLSSPVAVVGTGTMGQGIAQVALVAGHVVRLYDALPGRAEEAAAALAARLDRLVAKERMSAADRDAAVARLRPAAGPAELADCSLVVEAVVERLEAKQELFRALEDVVDDECLLATNTSSLSVTAVGGALRHPGRLVGLHFFNPAPLLPLVEVVSGYATDVTSATRAYGIARAWGKTPVACADTPGFIVNRIARPFYAEAFAVLESQAADPATIDAVLRECGGFRMGAFELTDLIGQDVNESVTHSVWRSFFRDVRFTPSLAQRRLVESGRLGRKSGHGWYDYSDGTGAAERPEPHTAEKAEPPAYVVVEGDLGPAAELLTLIREAGIPVREEDEDQGSRIVLPGGGQLALADGQTSVEFRDVVYFDLALDYRKAGRIALSASQDTARATLAGATGLFQALGKDVSVIGDAPGMIVARTVARIVDLAHDAVAKGVATEEDIDTAMRLGVNYPLGPFEWSRRLGRNWAYALLDDLHLRDPSGRYAPSLALYRHAYASEKREGTS; from the coding sequence ATGACAGGACTCGACCTCAGCAGCCCCGTGGCCGTCGTCGGCACCGGCACCATGGGCCAGGGCATCGCCCAGGTGGCGCTGGTCGCGGGCCATGTCGTACGGCTGTACGACGCACTCCCGGGCCGGGCCGAGGAGGCGGCCGCCGCGCTCGCCGCCCGGCTGGACCGGCTCGTGGCGAAGGAACGGATGTCCGCCGCCGACCGGGACGCGGCCGTCGCCCGGCTGCGGCCCGCCGCCGGACCGGCCGAACTCGCCGACTGCTCCCTCGTCGTCGAGGCGGTGGTGGAGCGTCTGGAGGCCAAGCAGGAGCTGTTCCGCGCCCTCGAGGACGTCGTCGACGACGAGTGCCTGCTGGCCACCAACACCTCCTCCCTCTCCGTCACGGCCGTCGGCGGCGCCCTGCGCCACCCCGGCCGCCTCGTCGGGCTGCACTTCTTCAACCCGGCCCCGCTGCTGCCCCTGGTCGAGGTCGTCTCCGGGTACGCCACCGACGTCACCTCGGCCACGCGGGCGTACGGGATCGCGCGCGCCTGGGGCAAGACGCCGGTGGCCTGCGCCGACACCCCCGGCTTCATCGTCAACCGCATCGCGCGCCCCTTCTACGCCGAGGCGTTCGCCGTCCTGGAGTCCCAGGCGGCCGACCCGGCCACGATCGACGCGGTGCTGCGCGAGTGCGGCGGCTTCCGGATGGGCGCGTTCGAACTGACCGACCTCATCGGCCAGGACGTCAACGAGTCGGTGACGCACTCCGTGTGGCGGTCCTTCTTCCGGGACGTGCGCTTCACGCCGTCCCTCGCCCAGCGGCGGCTGGTGGAGTCCGGCAGGCTCGGCCGCAAGAGCGGTCACGGCTGGTACGACTACTCCGACGGGACCGGCGCCGCCGAACGCCCCGAACCGCACACCGCGGAGAAGGCGGAGCCGCCCGCGTACGTCGTGGTCGAGGGCGACCTGGGCCCCGCCGCCGAGTTGCTCACGCTGATCCGCGAGGCGGGCATCCCGGTGCGCGAGGAGGACGAGGACCAGGGCAGCCGGATCGTGCTGCCCGGCGGCGGCCAGCTCGCCCTGGCCGACGGGCAGACCTCCGTGGAGTTCCGGGACGTCGTCTACTTCGACCTCGCCCTGGACTACCGCAAGGCCGGCCGCATCGCCCTGTCCGCCTCCCAGGACACCGCCCGGGCCACGCTCGCCGGCGCCACCGGGCTCTTCCAGGCGCTCGGCAAGGACGTCAGCGTCATCGGGGACGCCCCCGGCATGATCGTCGCCCGTACGGTGGCGCGGATCGTCGACCTCGCGCACGACGCCGTCGCCAAGGGCGTGGCCACCGAGGAGGACATCGACACCGCGATGCGCCTGGGCGTCAACTATCCGCTCGGGCCCTTCGAATGGAGCCGTCGGCTCGGCCGCAACTGGGCGTACGCCCTCCTCGACGACCTGCATCTGCGCGACCCCTCCGGTCGTTACGCGCCGTCCCTCGCGCTCTACCGCCACGCGTACGCCTCCGAGAAGCGGGAGGGCACCTCATGA
- a CDS encoding Lrp/AsnC family transcriptional regulator: MSSEQMADGAGLRADPQALSEAAGPDLPARPLDAVDRDILQILQADGRASIRSVAERVHVSRANAYARINRLLDDGVIRGFGARVDHERAGHGTSAYITLRIVQNSWRTVREQLRLLPGASHIALVGGDFDVLLLVHTSDNRALRELVLTRLQAIPEVLGTRTLLVFEEEDLEPQS, translated from the coding sequence ATGTCATCTGAACAAATGGCCGACGGGGCCGGCCTCCGGGCCGATCCGCAGGCCCTCTCCGAGGCGGCCGGGCCCGACCTGCCCGCCCGTCCGCTGGACGCGGTGGACCGCGACATCCTGCAGATCCTCCAGGCCGACGGCCGCGCCTCGATACGGTCGGTGGCCGAACGCGTGCACGTCTCGCGCGCCAACGCCTACGCGCGCATCAACCGGCTCCTCGACGACGGCGTGATCCGCGGCTTCGGGGCGCGCGTCGACCACGAACGCGCCGGGCACGGGACGTCCGCCTACATCACGCTGCGGATCGTGCAGAACTCCTGGCGCACGGTCCGCGAGCAGTTGCGGCTGCTGCCGGGCGCCTCGCACATCGCCCTGGTGGGCGGGGACTTCGACGTCCTGCTCCTCGTCCACACCTCCGACAACCGGGCGCTGCGCGAGCTGGTGCTGACCCGGCTGCAGGCGATCCCGGAGGTGCTCGGCACGCGCACCCTGCTGGTGTTCGAGGAGGAGGACCTGGAACCGCAGAGCTGA
- the pdhA gene encoding pyruvate dehydrogenase (acetyl-transferring) E1 component subunit alpha, whose translation MTVMEQRGAYRPTPPPAWQPRTDPAPLLPDARPYRVLGTEAAGSADPDLLLRLYRRLVAGRRFNAQATALTKQGRLAVYPSSTGQEACEVVAAAVLQDRDWLFPSYRDTLAVVSRGVDPVQALTLLRGDWHTGYDPYEHRVAPLSTPLATQLPHAVGLAHAARLKGDDVVALALVGDGGTSEGDFHEAMNFAAVWQAPVVFLVQNNGFAISVPLAKQTAAPSLAHKAVGYGMPGRLVDGNDAAAVHEVLSGAVRRAREGGGPTLVEAVTYRVDAHTNADDAGRYRSDAEVETWRAHDPIALLEEELTHRGLLDDDTRTAARDAAETMAADLRARMNEDPALRPDDLFAHVHAGSTAQLREQAEQLRAELAAEAEEAGR comes from the coding sequence ATGACGGTCATGGAGCAGCGGGGGGCCTACCGGCCGACCCCGCCGCCCGCCTGGCAGCCCCGTACGGACCCGGCGCCGCTGCTGCCCGACGCGCGGCCGTACCGCGTCCTGGGCACCGAGGCGGCCGGGAGCGCCGATCCCGACCTGCTGCTCCGCCTGTACCGGCGGCTCGTCGCCGGCCGCCGTTTCAACGCGCAGGCGACGGCGCTCACCAAGCAGGGGCGGCTCGCCGTCTACCCCTCCAGCACCGGACAGGAGGCGTGCGAGGTGGTGGCCGCGGCCGTTCTTCAGGACCGCGACTGGCTCTTCCCCAGCTATCGGGACACGCTCGCCGTCGTCTCCCGCGGCGTCGACCCGGTGCAGGCGCTGACCCTGCTGCGCGGCGACTGGCACACCGGCTACGACCCCTACGAACACCGTGTCGCCCCGCTGAGCACGCCGCTGGCGACCCAGCTCCCGCACGCGGTCGGGCTCGCCCACGCCGCCCGCCTCAAGGGTGACGACGTGGTGGCGCTCGCCCTGGTCGGCGACGGCGGCACCAGCGAGGGCGACTTCCACGAGGCGATGAACTTCGCCGCCGTCTGGCAGGCGCCGGTGGTCTTCCTCGTGCAGAACAACGGCTTCGCGATCTCCGTGCCGCTCGCCAAGCAGACCGCCGCCCCGTCCCTGGCCCACAAGGCCGTCGGGTACGGGATGCCGGGCCGCCTGGTCGACGGCAACGACGCGGCGGCCGTGCACGAGGTCCTCTCCGGCGCCGTGCGCCGTGCGCGCGAGGGCGGCGGGCCCACGCTGGTGGAGGCGGTCACCTACCGCGTCGACGCGCACACCAACGCCGACGACGCCGGGCGCTACCGCTCCGACGCGGAGGTCGAGACCTGGCGCGCGCACGACCCGATCGCGCTCCTGGAGGAGGAACTGACGCACCGCGGGCTGCTCGACGACGACACCAGGACGGCCGCGCGGGACGCGGCCGAGACCATGGCGGCGGACCTGCGCGCCCGCATGAACGAGGACCCCGCCCTGCGCCCGGACGACCTGTTCGCCCACGTCCACGCCGGGTCCACCGCCCAACTGCGAGAGCAGGCGGAGCAGCTGCGGGCGGAGCTGGCGGCCGAGGCGGAAGAGGCCGGCCGATGA
- a CDS encoding HTTM domain-containing protein yields the protein MARDDTAGHGTARETVSREQDRAPGTVHGAPAPGRRLSASLARGIARTTATSFGPYQSAVVRIGFSFTWLLFLLREFPHRDELYGPDGPWSQELAERLIAQNHAFTVLIWADGRAWFELVYALAALSSVALLLGLRTRAASVLFMVGVLSLQNRSVFMGDGGDNVVHLMSIYLVFTRCAQVWSLDARRERRARAARARGEAPAADRAGPALWAVLGLALAVASAAGKLTVGWAVVFWGLWAVQGLWWYVGRRAPHGEPRILLDVVANLAHNAALLVIMVEACLIYSTAGWYKIQGSRWQDGTAVYYPLHLDYFSPWPELSQVLAAGGVMVMLVTYGTVIAQVAFPFTLLDRRVKNGLLVLMMTEHAAIAVLLGLPFFSLAMIAADAVFLPTSFLRRVGGWALRGRWALSARLGRREAGAAVPRQRAAEQGAETHVGSTA from the coding sequence ATGGCCCGCGACGACACGGCCGGCCACGGAACGGCCCGCGAGACCGTGAGCCGCGAGCAGGACAGGGCGCCCGGCACCGTGCACGGTGCGCCCGCGCCGGGGCGCCGGCTGTCCGCCTCCCTCGCGCGGGGGATCGCCCGGACCACCGCGACCTCGTTCGGCCCGTACCAGAGCGCGGTCGTCCGGATCGGGTTCTCCTTCACCTGGCTGCTGTTCCTGCTGCGCGAGTTCCCGCACCGGGACGAGCTGTACGGGCCCGACGGGCCCTGGAGCCAGGAGCTGGCCGAGCGGCTGATCGCGCAGAACCATGCCTTCACCGTGCTGATCTGGGCCGACGGCCGCGCCTGGTTCGAGCTCGTCTACGCGCTGGCCGCGCTGTCCAGCGTCGCCCTGCTGCTGGGCCTGCGCACCCGCGCGGCGTCCGTGCTGTTCATGGTGGGCGTGCTGTCGCTGCAGAACCGCAGCGTTTTCATGGGCGACGGCGGCGACAACGTCGTCCACCTCATGTCGATCTACCTGGTGTTCACGCGGTGCGCCCAGGTGTGGTCCCTGGACGCGCGCCGGGAGCGGCGGGCCCGCGCCGCCCGCGCGCGGGGCGAGGCACCGGCGGCGGACCGGGCCGGCCCCGCCCTGTGGGCCGTACTGGGTCTCGCGCTCGCCGTGGCGAGCGCTGCCGGGAAGCTCACCGTCGGCTGGGCGGTCGTGTTCTGGGGGCTGTGGGCCGTACAGGGACTGTGGTGGTACGTCGGCCGCCGGGCGCCGCACGGCGAGCCGCGCATCCTGCTGGACGTCGTCGCCAACCTCGCGCACAACGCCGCGCTGCTCGTGATCATGGTCGAGGCGTGTCTGATCTACTCGACCGCCGGCTGGTACAAGATCCAGGGCTCGCGCTGGCAGGACGGCACCGCCGTCTACTACCCGCTGCACCTGGACTACTTCTCGCCCTGGCCCGAGCTCTCGCAGGTACTGGCGGCCGGCGGGGTGATGGTCATGCTGGTGACCTACGGCACGGTGATCGCCCAGGTCGCGTTCCCGTTCACCCTGCTCGACCGGCGGGTCAAGAACGGGCTGCTGGTGCTCATGATGACCGAGCACGCGGCGATCGCCGTGCTGCTCGGGCTGCCGTTCTTCTCGCTGGCGATGATCGCCGCGGACGCGGTGTTCCTGCCGACGTCCTTCCTGCGGCGCGTCGGCGGGTGGGCGCTGCGGGGGCGGTGGGCGCTGTCCGCCCGCCTCGGCCGCAGGGAGGCCGGGGCGGCCGTGCCCCGGCAGCGCGCGGCGGAGCAGGGTGCCGAGACGCACGTAGGCTCGACGGCATGA
- a CDS encoding TetR/AcrR family transcriptional regulator — protein MTTARRDTYTPQSLLSVAVRVFNERGYDGTSMEHLSKAAGISKSSIYHHVSGKEELLRRAVSRALDGLFGILDEPPACEGRAVERLEYVVRRTVVVLTTELPYVTLLLRVRGNTGTERWALERRREFDHRVAELLRAAAADGDVRGDVEVRLATRLLFGMINSIVEWYRPDGRGSGAAEREIVDAVVRMAFAGLRQG, from the coding sequence ATGACCACGGCCCGGCGCGACACGTACACCCCGCAGAGCCTGCTCTCGGTGGCCGTGCGGGTCTTCAACGAGCGCGGCTACGACGGCACCTCCATGGAACACCTCTCCAAGGCGGCCGGTATCTCCAAGTCGTCGATATACCACCACGTCAGCGGCAAGGAGGAGCTGCTGCGCCGGGCCGTGAGCCGGGCGCTGGACGGCCTCTTCGGGATCCTCGACGAGCCCCCCGCGTGCGAGGGGCGCGCGGTGGAGCGTCTGGAGTACGTGGTGCGGCGCACGGTGGTGGTGCTCACCACCGAACTGCCGTACGTGACACTGCTGCTGAGGGTGCGTGGCAACACCGGCACCGAGCGGTGGGCGCTGGAGCGCCGGCGCGAGTTCGACCACCGGGTGGCCGAGCTGCTCAGGGCGGCGGCGGCCGACGGGGACGTGCGCGGGGACGTGGAGGTACGGCTGGCGACGCGGCTGCTCTTCGGGATGATCAACTCGATCGTCGAGTGGTACCGGCCGGACGGGCGCGGCAGCGGCGCCGCCGAGCGGGAGATCGTCGACGCGGTGGTCCGGATGGCGTTCGCGGGGCTGAGGCAGGGCTGA
- a CDS encoding alpha-ketoacid dehydrogenase subunit beta — MTTVAARPATMAQALTRALRDAMAADPAVHVMGEDVGTLGGVFRITDGLAAEFGEDRCTDTPLAEAGILGTAVGMAMYGLRPVVEMQFDAFAYPSFEQLVSHVAKMRNRTRGAMPMPLTIRIPYGGGIGGVEHHSDSSEAYYMATPGLHVYTPATIADAYGMLRAAIASDDPVVFLEPKRLYWSKDTWNPEDPPAVEPVGRAVVRRRGGSATLLTYGPSLPVCLEAAEAAREEGWDLEVVDLRSLVPFDDETVCASVRRTGRAVVVHESTGFGGPGGEIAARVTERCFHHLEAPVLRVAGFDVPYPPPMLERHHLPGVDRILDAVGRLQWEAEN; from the coding sequence ATGACCACTGTCGCCGCCCGGCCCGCCACCATGGCGCAGGCGCTCACGCGCGCGCTGCGCGACGCGATGGCCGCCGATCCGGCTGTGCACGTCATGGGGGAGGACGTGGGCACGCTCGGCGGCGTCTTCCGGATCACCGACGGACTGGCCGCCGAGTTCGGCGAGGACCGCTGCACGGACACCCCGCTGGCCGAGGCCGGCATCCTCGGCACCGCCGTCGGCATGGCCATGTACGGGCTGCGGCCGGTGGTGGAGATGCAGTTCGACGCGTTCGCCTACCCCTCGTTCGAGCAGCTCGTCAGCCACGTCGCCAAGATGCGCAACCGCACCCGCGGCGCGATGCCGATGCCGCTGACCATCCGCATCCCCTACGGCGGCGGGATCGGCGGCGTCGAACACCACAGCGACTCCTCCGAGGCGTACTACATGGCGACCCCGGGACTGCACGTGTACACCCCCGCCACGATCGCCGACGCCTACGGCATGCTGCGCGCGGCGATCGCCTCCGACGACCCCGTCGTCTTCCTCGAACCCAAGCGGCTGTACTGGTCCAAGGACACCTGGAACCCGGAGGACCCACCGGCCGTCGAACCCGTCGGACGCGCGGTGGTGCGGCGCCGGGGCGGCAGCGCCACGCTCCTGACGTACGGTCCGTCGCTGCCCGTCTGCCTGGAGGCGGCCGAGGCGGCCCGGGAGGAGGGGTGGGACCTGGAGGTCGTCGACCTGCGCTCGCTGGTGCCGTTCGACGACGAGACGGTCTGCGCGTCGGTGCGGCGCACCGGGCGCGCGGTCGTGGTGCACGAGTCGACCGGGTTCGGCGGACCCGGCGGGGAGATCGCGGCCCGGGTGACCGAGCGCTGCTTCCACCACCTGGAGGCGCCGGTGCTGCGCGTCGCCGGGTTCGACGTCCCGTATCCGCCGCCGATGCTGGAGCGGCACCATCTGCCCGGCGTCGACCGGATCCTGGACGCGGTCGGGCGGCTGCAGTGGGAGGCGGAGAACTGA
- a CDS encoding dihydrolipoamide acetyltransferase family protein, whose amino-acid sequence MAQVLEFRLPDLGEGLTEAEIVRWLVEVGDVVAVDQPVVEVETAKAMVDVPCPYGGVVTARFGEEGTELPVGAPLITVAVGESGTSAGNGSASGNVLVGYGTSEAPSRRRRVRPAAGPTGRDASAASDTANAPTERAERAEQAERTERVGAGAGHASASGEEAGSPVAPVDSVSSVVPAAPVRDESGPVAVISPLVRRLARENGVDLRRLSGSGPDGLILRVDVEDALRADAARGRTPVPAPVPAPVPDEGVVHGTRIPLRGVRGVVADKLSRSRREIPDATCWVDADATELLRARTAMNASGGPKISLLALLARICTAALARFPDLNSTVDLEAREVVRLDEVHLGFAAQTERGLVVPVVRDAHARDAESLTAEFARLTEAARAGTLTPADLTGGTFTLNNYGVFGVDGSTPIINHPEAAMLGVGRIVPKPWVHEGELAVRQVVQLSFTFDHRVCDGGTAGGFLRYVADCVEQPAVLLRTL is encoded by the coding sequence ATGGCGCAGGTGCTGGAGTTCCGGTTGCCGGATCTCGGCGAGGGGCTGACGGAGGCGGAGATCGTCCGCTGGCTGGTCGAGGTCGGCGACGTCGTCGCCGTGGACCAGCCCGTCGTCGAGGTCGAGACGGCCAAGGCGATGGTCGACGTGCCCTGCCCCTACGGCGGCGTGGTCACCGCCCGCTTCGGCGAGGAGGGCACGGAACTGCCGGTGGGCGCCCCGCTGATCACGGTCGCCGTCGGCGAGTCCGGGACCTCGGCGGGCAACGGGTCGGCCTCGGGCAACGTCCTGGTCGGCTACGGCACGAGCGAGGCACCGTCCCGGCGCCGCCGGGTGCGCCCGGCCGCCGGGCCGACTGGGCGAGACGCGTCGGCTGCGTCGGATACGGCGAATGCACCGACCGAGCGGGCCGAGCGGGCCGAGCAGGCCGAGCGGACCGAGCGGGTCGGTGCCGGGGCCGGTCACGCCTCCGCATCCGGCGAGGAGGCTGGGTCCCCCGTCGCCCCCGTCGACTCCGTTTCCTCCGTCGTCCCCGCCGCTCCCGTCCGGGACGAGAGCGGCCCCGTCGCCGTCATCTCGCCGCTCGTGCGGCGGCTGGCCCGGGAGAACGGGGTGGACCTGCGGAGGCTGTCGGGGTCCGGGCCCGACGGGCTGATCCTGCGGGTGGACGTCGAGGACGCGCTCCGCGCGGACGCCGCCCGCGGCCGCACTCCCGTACCCGCACCCGTTCCCGCCCCCGTGCCGGACGAGGGCGTCGTGCACGGCACCCGGATCCCGCTGCGCGGTGTCCGCGGCGTCGTCGCGGACAAGCTGTCCCGGAGCCGCCGGGAGATCCCCGACGCCACCTGCTGGGTGGACGCCGACGCCACCGAACTGCTGCGCGCCCGTACGGCGATGAACGCCTCCGGGGGGCCGAAGATCTCCCTCCTCGCGCTGCTCGCGCGGATCTGCACGGCGGCGCTCGCCCGGTTCCCCGACCTCAATTCGACGGTGGACCTGGAGGCCAGGGAGGTCGTCCGGCTCGACGAGGTGCACCTCGGGTTCGCCGCGCAGACCGAACGCGGACTCGTCGTCCCCGTCGTCCGGGACGCGCACGCGCGCGACGCGGAGTCGCTCACCGCCGAGTTCGCCCGGCTCACGGAGGCCGCGCGGGCCGGCACCCTGACCCCCGCGGACCTCACCGGCGGCACCTTCACGCTGAACAACTACGGCGTGTTCGGTGTCGACGGCTCCACGCCGATCATCAACCATCCCGAGGCCGCGATGCTCGGCGTCGGCCGCATCGTCCCCAAACCGTGGGTGCACGAAGGCGAACTGGCGGTCCGGCAGGTCGTCCAGCTCTCGTTCACCTTCGACCACCGGGTGTGCGACGGCGGCACGGCGGGCGGTTTCCTGCGGTACGTGGCGGACTGCGTGGAGCAGCCCGCGGTGCTTCTGCGCACCCTCTGA